A window from Balearica regulorum gibbericeps isolate bBalReg1 chromosome 1, bBalReg1.pri, whole genome shotgun sequence encodes these proteins:
- the DNAL4 gene encoding dynein axonemal light chain 4: MADTGEGKKEEADYKRLHSFPLIRHTDMPEEMRVEAMELCVTACEKYATNNESAAKMIKEMMDKKFGSSWHVVIGEGFGFEITHEVKNLLYMFFGGSLAVCVWKCS, translated from the exons ATGGCAGACAccggggaggggaaaaaggaggaagctgATTATAAAAGACTTCACAGCTTTCCACTGATTAGG CACACAGACATGCCGGAGGAGATGCGTGTAGAGGCCATGGAGCTGTGTGTCACGGCATGTGAGAAATACGCCACCAACAACGAG AGCGCTGCCAAGATGATTAAAGAGATGATGGACAAGAAATTTGGGTCCTCCTGGCACGTGGTGATTGGGGAAGGCTTTGGCTTTGAGATCACTCACGAGGTGAAGAATCTGCTGTACATGTTCTTTGGTGGCAGCCTGGCCGTGTGTGTCTGGAAGTGCTCCTGA